A portion of the Mycobacterium paraseoulense genome contains these proteins:
- a CDS encoding alpha/beta fold hydrolase, with translation MRPNEIPDSRHTTKWSGGRGEVRFLRRSDGSRLRYFTTGTGPPLVLLHTVRTQLDYFQRVVPGLWGEFTVYALDLPGMGWSDIVPGARYGEPELRSAVVEFVETLDLGDVTLAGESMGAAIALSASIELSDRVSGVVAFNPYDYPSGLDRGNWFARFIGTGVRLPGTGPVFARLENRPILRGVLRGGFADRRALPADLLTELRRSGRRPGYPAVNRAIMRSLDGFVGARSRYRQVTAPVTLVYSEHDWSRTTEREHVARLLNVQSVTVPGAGHFSALERPTEMVRIIRQSGGRPADT, from the coding sequence ATGCGGCCCAACGAGATTCCAGACAGCCGCCACACGACGAAATGGAGCGGCGGGCGCGGTGAGGTCAGGTTCCTCCGACGGTCCGACGGATCCCGGTTGCGCTACTTCACGACGGGAACCGGGCCCCCGCTCGTCCTGCTGCACACCGTTCGCACCCAGCTGGACTACTTCCAGCGTGTCGTGCCCGGGCTATGGGGCGAATTCACGGTGTACGCGCTGGATCTTCCCGGGATGGGGTGGTCGGACATCGTCCCCGGCGCGCGGTACGGCGAACCGGAACTGCGCAGCGCCGTGGTCGAATTCGTCGAAACCCTCGACCTGGGCGACGTGACGTTGGCCGGCGAATCGATGGGCGCCGCGATCGCGTTGTCGGCCTCGATCGAGCTGAGCGACCGGGTAAGCGGCGTGGTGGCCTTCAACCCCTACGACTACCCGAGCGGCCTGGATCGCGGCAACTGGTTCGCGCGCTTCATCGGAACGGGCGTCCGGCTGCCCGGCACCGGACCGGTCTTCGCGCGGCTGGAGAATCGCCCGATCCTGCGGGGCGTGCTGCGGGGCGGCTTCGCCGACCGCCGAGCCCTCCCGGCTGACCTACTCACGGAGCTCCGCCGAAGCGGCCGGCGACCCGGCTACCCCGCGGTGAACCGGGCCATCATGCGCAGCCTCGACGGGTTCGTCGGCGCACGAAGCCGCTACCGGCAGGTGACGGCGCCCGTCACGCTGGTCTACAGCGAGCACGATTGGTCTCGGACCACCGAGCGTGAGCACGTCGCTCGCCTGCTGAATGTCCAGAGCGTCACCGTGCCCGGTGCCGGCCACTTCTCGGCGCTCGAGCGCCCGACGGAGATGGTTCGCATTATCCGGCAAAGCGGAGGACGGCCGGCCGATACGTGA
- a CDS encoding beta-phosphoglucomutase family hydrolase — MGSEVPVLGLPEKVHACLFDLDGVLTDTASVHTKAWKAMFDDYLSERAKRTGEEFVPFDAAADYRQYVDGKKREDGVRSFLQSRGIDLPDGSPDDAGDAETIYGLGNRKNEMFQQVLRKDGVEVFEGSRRYLEAVSAAGLGIAVVSSSANTRDVLEITGLDRFIQQRVDGVTLRDEHIAGKPAPDSYLRGAELLGVPADAAAVFEDAISGVQAGHAGHFGYVVGVDRVGQADDLRRNGADVVVTDLAELLPS; from the coding sequence ATGGGAAGCGAGGTCCCCGTGCTGGGTCTGCCGGAGAAGGTGCATGCCTGCCTGTTCGACCTCGACGGTGTGCTGACCGACACCGCCAGCGTGCACACCAAGGCCTGGAAGGCCATGTTCGACGACTACCTGTCCGAGCGGGCCAAGCGCACGGGGGAAGAATTCGTCCCCTTCGACGCGGCCGCCGACTACCGCCAATACGTGGACGGCAAGAAGCGCGAGGACGGGGTCCGGTCGTTCCTGCAGAGCCGCGGGATCGACCTGCCCGACGGAAGTCCCGACGACGCGGGAGACGCCGAAACGATATACGGCCTGGGCAACCGCAAGAATGAGATGTTCCAGCAGGTCCTGCGCAAGGACGGCGTCGAAGTCTTCGAAGGTTCACGCAGATACCTGGAGGCGGTCTCGGCAGCCGGCCTGGGCATCGCGGTGGTGTCCTCGAGCGCCAACACGCGCGACGTCCTCGAGATCACCGGCTTGGACCGGTTCATCCAGCAACGGGTGGACGGCGTCACGCTGCGCGACGAGCACATCGCCGGCAAGCCCGCCCCGGACTCCTACCTGCGGGGCGCCGAGCTGCTCGGCGTGCCCGCCGACGCCGCCGCCGTCTTCGAGGACGCGATCTCGGGCGTGCAGGCCGGTCACGCCGGACACTTCGGCTACGTGGTGGGCGTCGACCGGGTGGGCCAGGCCGACGATCTGCGGCGCAACGGCGCCGACGTGGTGGTCACCGACCTCGCCGAGCTGCTGCCGTCATGA